Proteins from one Mauremys mutica isolate MM-2020 ecotype Southern chromosome 14, ASM2049712v1, whole genome shotgun sequence genomic window:
- the TPPP3 gene encoding tubulin polymerization-promoting protein family member 3, with translation MAGSTDVAALEESFRKFAIYGDTKATGQEMTGKNWAKLCKECKVMDGKGVTGTDVDIVFSKVKGKTARVIGYEEFKKALEELAPKRFKGKSKEEAYESICQLVAGKEPTNVGVTKAATGGAVDRLTDTTKYTGSHKERFDESGKGKGKSGRENIVDTSGYVGAYKNAGTYDAKVKK, from the exons ATGGCTGGAAGCACTGACGTGGCAGCGCTGGAAGAGAGCTTCCGGAAGTTTGCAATCTATGGAGACACCAAAGCTACAGGGCAAGAAATGACTGGGAAAAACTGGGCCAAACTGTGCAAGGAGTGTAAAGTAATGGACGGCAAAGGGGTCACTGGCACAGATGTGGACATCGTCTTCTCCAAAGTGAA AGGGAAGACAGCCAGAGTCATTGGTTACGAGGAATTCAAAAAGGCCCTAGAGGAGCTGGCCCCAAAGAGGTTTAAGGGCAAGAGCAAGGAGGAAGCGTACGAATCCATCTGCCAGCTGGTGGCAGGGAAGGAACCGACCAACGTAGGCGTCACT AAAGCCGCGACCGGCGGGGCGGTGGACAGGCTGACGGACACCACCAAGTACACGGGCTCGCACAAGGAGCGCTTCGATGAGAGTGGCAAGGGCAAAGGGAAGAGCGGGCGGGAGAACATTGTAGACACCAGCGGCTACGTGGGGGCCTACAAGAATGCCGGCACCTACGACGCAAAAGTGAAGAAATAG